The segment TAATTGACGTACTGATAAGGCTGTTGCCTGGATTAAAGCTTGCTCCGACTGTCCAAAGCAATGGATATATGATAATAATTGTCATAAAAGCCAAGATGCAATAGGAGATAAGGAGCCGTAGGAATTTTTTTTGCTTCATATTTGTCTTCATCTCTTATGCTCCTTCTTTAAACGAATTTGTGCGTCTAAACTGCCATAATGCGATCGCAATAACAAATACAGACAGCAGTATGGTCAATGCTGCAGCCAAGGAATATTGACTTGATTGCATTGTCAGCTTATAAATCCATGACACTAGAATATCCGTTCCTCCTGCTGTGGAACCTGGCACCGCAGGACCTCCACCATTAAATAGATAGATAATGTTGAAGTTATTAAAGTTGAACGTAAACTGTGTAATGATAATTGGAGCCATCGCAATCAATATCATCGGCATGGTAATATGCTTAAATTTAGCGAAAATACTTGCACCATCAATGGTAGCTGCTTCATATAAATCGTCAGGAATAGACTGCAGCACCCCTGTTGTTACAAGGAATATATAAGGAAAACCAAGCCAGCCTTGCATCAGAATCAATGCGAGCTTTGACCAGCCAGCATCTGTCATCCATGGAACAGGTCCGATTCCTAATGCTGCTAATATATCGTTGTTGATTGCACCAAAGCTGTCATTAAAAAGCCCGGCAAAAATTAGAATCGTTACAAATCCAGGCACTGCCCAAGGCAATACAAGGATTGTACGGAAAAACTTCTTAAAGCGAATTTCCTTTTGGTTAACAAGAACCGCTAGCCCAATGCCAATACTGACTTGTACAGTTGACGCTACAAGTGTCCACACGACTGTCCATGCAAGAACATCAAAAAATGTAGAACGCCATATATCGACTGTAAAAATTTCAGCAAATGTTTTTAAACCAACCCAATCAGTTAAATGTGCTGGTGGGGAGTGGTATAAATCATAGTTCGTAAATGCTAAGGCAAAACTGAATAAAATGGGGAAAATGACGGCAAAAATTAAGATGAACAAGGAAGGACCACTCACAAGATATGGATAACCTTGTGCAATCAAATTATGATACTGGTCTTTTAAGGAGCTTAATTCCATGTTTTCATCACGTAATTTTCCATTTTTGTAGGCATCCTTTAAATTGAAGTAATAAATTGCCAATCCAAAACTCGTTACGATGATGGCAATGATCCCTTCTGCCAAAAGGAAAATGGAATTATCACGAGGCACCTCTGTTCCTAATGTGAATATTCCCCAAAAACCCATATTGAGCAAATCTCCAAACACTAAAAAGAACATAATGCCTATTAAAAGTAACAAAAGTCCCTTAACCCATTGTTTGTTATAAAACTGTCCCACTCCGGGAATAATTGATAGAATAAGAGCTTTATTGCGATGTTGCACTTTTTTCACCCCTTGAGTATCCGACTTTATGTAGTGAGCCGGAATTATGCAGTGCCAAACATGGAATGTTTGGCACTAGCCTTTTGTTTAGTTGCCGCTATGCTTCGCTTCAATCTGTCCTTTAACTGTCTCAACTGCCTGTTTTAGTGCATCTTTAGGCTCTGCCTTGCCTGTTGCGATCGTTTGCAGGGCAGCATCAACCGGTGTCCAAACTTCATTCATTTCTGGGATATTCGGTGTAAGCTCAGAAAATTGGGATTGCTCTGCAACTGCTTTAGCTACTTCACTTTCTTTCACAGCTGAATCATCTGCCAACGCCTGTACAGCTGGCACTTCTTGTGTTAGTTCAAATCTTGTTTTTGAATTTTCTTCATTCGTCAAATATACGGCAAGCTTTTCAGCGAGTTCTGCATTTTGTGAATAAGTACTAACGTTATAGCTTTTCACTCCAATAAATGCACTCATGTTTTTACCATTTGAAAGCTCAGGCAATTTAACAACACCGTAGTTAATTCCAGCTTTTTTGAATGGCTCCACATTCCAAGGACCGGAAATAATCGCTGCTGCCTTCCCTTCTGTAAACAGGGATTCTAGTACGTTAATTCCTTGTTCGCCGATAATTCCTGCTGGGAATAATCCTTCTTTATAAAACTTTTGGATGTATTCCGCGCCTTCTAATGCACCTGCACTATTCAAACCAATATCTTCCGGATTATAGGCACCGCTTTCATCTTTACCGAAAATATAGCCGCCATATCCGCTCATTACACTTTGTGCATAATAAATCTGGTCAAATAAAGCAAGGAAGCCGTATTTATCTCCAGATGTATTTTGCTTCGAATATTCATACCATTCATCTAATGTTTTTGGCAGTTCTTCCTCAGAAATCAAATCTTTATTATAATAAAGGACTGTTGTTTCAACTGCTTTTGGCAAGCCGTATACTTTCCCATCAACCAGCTGTGACTGTAGTGCTGCTTCTGTATAAATAGATTGAGTGCTATCGTCAACAGCAAGCTCTTTAATCAATCCCTCTGTAACAGCTGTTCCAATTTGGTCACCTGCCATTGTTAAAACATCTGGTCCAGTTCCAGCTGGTCCATCTAACCGCAAATCCTCAATTTGTTTTGCATATGGTTTTTCGACAATTTTTACTGTAACATCATTTTCTTCCTCAAACTTTGCTACAATGTCTTTAATACCTGCTGATTTTTCAATATCTTCCCAGACTAATAGATCATAGTCTTTATTCGAGGAAGCTTTCTGGCCGCTTGAGCCTCCGCTTTCTTCAGGTCCGCAGGCTGCTAGTGATAAAGTTAAGGCAATACCGCCTATTAGGCTGAAATACTTTTGGAACTTTTTCATATATGGGACATCCTTTCCAATAGTTATCCTATTTGTAAGTTTATTGGTGAAAGCGTTTCACTAAAATCAATATAGCACCGACAACAAAATATGTAAACAATTAATTTACTTTATTAAGTAAATAATTTTACGAAACTATTTTTCTACACAAAAAACCGACACCTTTTTTAAGTGTCGGTTTTTTGTTAATTTGTACTTCTCCTAACGATAAGCTCTGAGCCGAGATATAATGTTTTTACAATTTTTCTTTTATCAAGAACTCTTTCTAATAATAAGGCAATGGCGTTTTTACATATCTCCTTCATATCAATATGAAAGGTTGTTAATGGAGGCGATATGTACTTTGCAATGCTGATATTATTTATACTGATTACACTCACCCTGCTTGGAATAGAAATTCCATGTTCATTTAATGCCTGCAGACTCCCAACAGCGATTGGATCAGCTGCTGTGAAGAAGGCTGTCGGCATGTCGTCTCCTAGCTTTTGGATTGCTCTTGACATTAGTGTATAACCATTTTCCACCGAAAATCCTCTTCGGCAAAATATGTACTTTTCATTAAGCAATCCTTTTTCCTGCATGATTTCACGGAACATTTTTTCTCTTATATCCATTTCGTCCTCATCTGTATTTGGATTATGATAAGTTCCGCTTATTAAACCGATTTCTTTATGACCTTTTTCCATTAGAAAATCGATTGTTTTTTTTGTTATTTGTGCCAAATCGGGACGAACCGAGTCATAGTGATCAGAATCAGGAGTAGTATCAATAAACACTCCATTTGCTGTAATCCCTCTTAAGTAAGCTAATTCGGCATCAGAAAAGGAGCCGACTGCGATAAATCCTTCTATTGTATCTGGAATATTATCGATTCCTTCTGATATTTTATATGTAGACATTTCCACGTTTGCTTTTTTTGCTGACTTTTCAATTTCAAGCCTCATATCCTTGAAATAAATATCCTCTAGCTCTTCTGTATCTGTCAGCCAATATAAAAAAGCAATATTTTTCACAAGTGGTCTTACAGTCTTTTTACGGTAATTAAGCTTTTCTGCCACTTCATAAATTTTCTCTCTCGTTTCATCCGGTACAGATAAGTTTTTATCGTTATTTAAAACGCGGGAAACGGTCGAAACGGAAAATCCCGATTCTTCTGCAATATCTTTAATGGTAGCCATCTTTTACCTCCATGCAATTATCATTGACCATTTTTATGTGATGTAATGAAATAAATAATATCGTTTTTAGTACCAGTAAATTTTTTTACTTATTTTTTACTAAATTATATTAAATATTGATTCTTATGTAAACTCTTTTTTAAAAACACGCTAATTTTTAAATTTAAAAGGATTTTTATTGCGTCCCTAGAAAATTAGTAGTAATCTGAACATAGACTTAATTAAATTAATTAACAAAGTTAAAATACAGACTAAAACAGGAGGCTATTATGAATACAAACTTTCCTTTACTTGAAACTTTTCAGTCAATTTTTCATACAGATAAGAAGCCGCGGACGTTTTTTGCACCAGGCAGAATTAACCTGATTGGTGAACATACTGACTATAATGGCGGTCATGTCTTCCCTGCTTCTATTTCTTATGGAACATATGCCTTGGCAATAAAACGCAACGATTCTAAGTTTCGCTTTTATTCTGCGAACTTTTCTGAGAGCGGTATCATTGAATGTGATTTAGCTGCATTAGAATACAAAAGGTCCGATGATTGGGCGAATTATCCGAAAGGAATGATTCTTCATTTACAAAAGGCCGGCTATCCAATCGATTCAGGTGCAGATATCTTATTTTATGGGAATATTCCTAATGGCGCCGGACTATCCTCCTCCGCTTCTATCGAGCTTGTAACAGGCGTCCTTCTTCAAGGGCTTTTTGACCTTTCGATTGAAAGGATACCGATGATTAAGCTTGGCCAAAAGGTTGAAAATGAATACATCGGTGTTAACAGCGGAATCATGGACCAGTTTGCAATCGGAATGGGTAAAAAGGATTCTGCTATTCTACTAAACTGCCAAACATTAGAATATAAATATGCACCAATTCAGTTAGCAAACCATGTAATTATGATTATCAATACAAATAAGCAGCGCACCCTTGCCGGTTCGAAATATAATGAACGCCGCTCGCAATGTGAAGCCGCATTGCGTGATTTGCAATCAGAGCTTAAGATTGAAAGTTTAGGTGAATTAACACCAGAGGATTTTGAAAAGGCACAGCACCTTATTAAAGATCCTATTAATCAAAAACGCGCAAAACACGCTGTCTATGAAAATGCGCGCACATTAGAAGCGCTCTCCGAATTAAATAACGGTAATTTAACTAGATTTGGTGAGCTTATGAACCAATCACATACAAGCCTTAAAGACGATTACGAGGTAACTGGTATAGAGCTGGATACAATTGTAGAAGCTGCCTGGAGTCAAGCTGGAGTAATCGGTGCACGTATGACTGGTGCTGGGTTTGGAGGCTGTGCAATTGCCATTGTTGAAAGTGATAAACACGAAGACTTCAAAAAGAATATTAATGACATTTATAAAGAAAAGATTGGCTATGAGGCTTCCTTTTACACAGCAGCTATCGGTGATGGAGCAAAAGAAATTTAAAAAGGTGGGTTAATTTATGAGCATTTTAGTTGTTGGCGGGGCAGGATATGTCGGTTCACATGCTGTCCATCAGCTCCATGACAGTGGAGAAAAAGTAGTTGTTATTGATAATTTGGAGACTGGCAACAAGCAGGCATTACATCCTAATGTAGGCTTTTACAAGGGGGATATACGTGATATTGATTTTCTTCGCACAGTGTTTGCAAAGGAAGAAATCAATGCCGTTATTCACTTTGCCGCAAACTCACTTGTTGGGGAATCAATGGAAAATCCCCTTAAATATTATGATAATAATGTGCACGGAACGCAATTGCTCCTGCAAACAATGGTTGAATTTAATGTAAAAAACATTGTATTTTCCTCAACAGCAGCAACCTATGGAGAACCAAATACTGTGCCGATTACGGAGGATATGCCGACTAATCCTGCTAATCCATACGGAGAAACAAAGCGGGCGATGGAAAAAATGATGGAATGGGCCGATAAAGCCTATGGTATAAAATACGTTTCTCTTCGTTATTTCAATGTGGCAGGTGCAAGAAGTACTGGGGAAATCGGGGAAGACCATGACCCTGAGACACATCTTATCCCAATTATCCTGCAGGCTGCATTAAACAAACGCCCTTCTGTCATGATATATGGTGATGACTATAATACACCTGACGGCACATGCATCAGAGATTATATTCATGTGGAAGATCTCATTGATGCCCATTTATTAGCCTTAAACTATTTAAAAACGAACGGAAGCAGTGATATTTTCAATCTAGGCAGCAGCCAAGGCTTTTCGGTTAAAGAGCTCATTGCTGCAGCACGGAAAATAACAGGGCGAGAAATCCCTGCTGTTATTGGTCCGCGCCGCGCCGGTGATCCAAGCACTTTGATTGCAAGCTCGCTAAAAGCGAGACAAGTGTTAGGCTGGAATCCTACACGCACATCAATTGAGCAAATTGTAAGTGATGCCTGGAGCTGGCATTTGTCCCATCCGGACGGGTATTTAAAGGAAGTGAATATATGATATTTGCTTATATCGACACACTTGTTCTTAAAGCACAAGAGGCAAAGCTAATGGAATCCGCAGATGCCATATACGCTAGAAACCAAGTGCTACAGCTCTTAAAGCTTGATGATTATACAGAGGAGATTGCTAGTGAGGATTTATCTCAGCTCACAATTGCCGACATAATCGACTGGATTGTTTCCTATGCGACAACTCAAGGTGTCATCGAGAATCTAGTAGATATAAAGGAAATTTTGGCTGCTAATATTATGAACTGCTTTTTGGCACGCCCCTCTGTTATTAGAGACACCTTTTACAAGAAATATAAAGAATCTCCTGTTGCTGCAACGGAATATTTTTACGAACTGAGCAAGAACAGCAACTATATTCAATTGAATCGAATCAAAAATAATATTTCTTATAAAATGGATACAGATTATGGGCTTATGGACATTACGATTAATTTATCAAAGCCTGAAAAGGACCCAGAGGAAATTAAGCGGGAACGTGCGATGAAACAAGATGTCAAATACCCAAAGTGCCTGCTTTGTAAAGAAAACGAAGGATATGCAGGTCGAATCGGCCATCCTGCCAGATCGAACCACCGTATTATTCCATTAGAGCTTGCTGGGGAGACATGGAATTTACAATACTCACCATACGTTTATTACAATGAGCATAGCATCGTGTTTTCAGACGAACATAGGGATATGAAGATTGACCGCCATGCCTTTGAAAGGCTGCTGCTTTTTACAAAACAGTATCCACATTATTTCATCGGCTCTAACGCAGATTTACCAATTGTGGGCGGCTCCATCCTCAGCCATGACCATTATCAAGGCGGTTCTTATGAGTTTGCGATGACAAGAGCGGAGGAAAGCTTTGCATTTACCTTAACAGGCTTTCCCCATATTGCTGCATCTGTTCTGAAATGGCCAATGTCAGTCATCAGGCTAAAAGGAAAACACATCGCAGACCTAGTTGATGCAGGAGACTTTATTCTTAAAACGTGGCGAAGCTATACAGATAACCAAGCAAATATTCATGCATATACAGATGGTGTTCCACATAACACGATTACTCCGATTGCGAGAAATCGAGATGGTTATTTTGAGCTAGACCTTGTTTTGCGAAATAATCGGACGACAGAGGAGCATCCTCTTGGCATCTTTCATCCTCATGCAGATGTTCATCATATCAAAAAGGAGAACATTGGTTTGATTGAGGTAATGGGTCTTGCGGTTCTTCCGCCACGACTTAAGGAAGAGCTTCATGAAATCACATTGCTTTTACTTGGCAAGGAGAATAGCGTCAATGAATATCATCAAGACTGGGCAAATAACATGGTAAAAGAATATGGGACAATATCGTCATTAGAAGAAGCAGATCAAATTGTTCGTAAAGAGCTAAGTAAAAAGTTCGTTAGAGTACTTGAAGATGCAGGTGTTTTTAAAGAAAGAAAATCCTTTCAAGCCTTCCTCGACACATTGAACTAGCACAAAAAAGCTGAACCAATTCGGTTCAGCTTTTTAGCTTTGGT is part of the Niallia taxi genome and harbors:
- a CDS encoding carbohydrate ABC transporter permease, with the protein product MQHRNKALILSIIPGVGQFYNKQWVKGLLLLLIGIMFFLVFGDLLNMGFWGIFTLGTEVPRDNSIFLLAEGIIAIIVTSFGLAIYYFNLKDAYKNGKLRDENMELSSLKDQYHNLIAQGYPYLVSGPSLFILIFAVIFPILFSFALAFTNYDLYHSPPAHLTDWVGLKTFAEIFTVDIWRSTFFDVLAWTVVWTLVASTVQVSIGIGLAVLVNQKEIRFKKFFRTILVLPWAVPGFVTILIFAGLFNDSFGAINNDILAALGIGPVPWMTDAGWSKLALILMQGWLGFPYIFLVTTGVLQSIPDDLYEAATIDGASIFAKFKHITMPMILIAMAPIIITQFTFNFNNFNIIYLFNGGGPAVPGSTAGGTDILVSWIYKLTMQSSQYSLAAALTILLSVFVIAIALWQFRRTNSFKEGA
- a CDS encoding sugar ABC transporter substrate-binding protein; this encodes MKKFQKYFSLIGGIALTLSLAACGPEESGGSSGQKASSNKDYDLLVWEDIEKSAGIKDIVAKFEEENDVTVKIVEKPYAKQIEDLRLDGPAGTGPDVLTMAGDQIGTAVTEGLIKELAVDDSTQSIYTEAALQSQLVDGKVYGLPKAVETTVLYYNKDLISEEELPKTLDEWYEYSKQNTSGDKYGFLALFDQIYYAQSVMSGYGGYIFGKDESGAYNPEDIGLNSAGALEGAEYIQKFYKEGLFPAGIIGEQGINVLESLFTEGKAAAIISGPWNVEPFKKAGINYGVVKLPELSNGKNMSAFIGVKSYNVSTYSQNAELAEKLAVYLTNEENSKTRFELTQEVPAVQALADDSAVKESEVAKAVAEQSQFSELTPNIPEMNEVWTPVDAALQTIATGKAEPKDALKQAVETVKGQIEAKHSGN
- a CDS encoding LacI family DNA-binding transcriptional regulator; this translates as MATIKDIAEESGFSVSTVSRVLNNDKNLSVPDETREKIYEVAEKLNYRKKTVRPLVKNIAFLYWLTDTEELEDIYFKDMRLEIEKSAKKANVEMSTYKISEGIDNIPDTIEGFIAVGSFSDAELAYLRGITANGVFIDTTPDSDHYDSVRPDLAQITKKTIDFLMEKGHKEIGLISGTYHNPNTDEDEMDIREKMFREIMQEKGLLNEKYIFCRRGFSVENGYTLMSRAIQKLGDDMPTAFFTAADPIAVGSLQALNEHGISIPSRVSVISINNISIAKYISPPLTTFHIDMKEICKNAIALLLERVLDKRKIVKTLYLGSELIVRRSTN
- a CDS encoding galactokinase, encoding MNTNFPLLETFQSIFHTDKKPRTFFAPGRINLIGEHTDYNGGHVFPASISYGTYALAIKRNDSKFRFYSANFSESGIIECDLAALEYKRSDDWANYPKGMILHLQKAGYPIDSGADILFYGNIPNGAGLSSSASIELVTGVLLQGLFDLSIERIPMIKLGQKVENEYIGVNSGIMDQFAIGMGKKDSAILLNCQTLEYKYAPIQLANHVIMIINTNKQRTLAGSKYNERRSQCEAALRDLQSELKIESLGELTPEDFEKAQHLIKDPINQKRAKHAVYENARTLEALSELNNGNLTRFGELMNQSHTSLKDDYEVTGIELDTIVEAAWSQAGVIGARMTGAGFGGCAIAIVESDKHEDFKKNINDIYKEKIGYEASFYTAAIGDGAKEI
- the galE gene encoding UDP-glucose 4-epimerase GalE, which encodes MSILVVGGAGYVGSHAVHQLHDSGEKVVVIDNLETGNKQALHPNVGFYKGDIRDIDFLRTVFAKEEINAVIHFAANSLVGESMENPLKYYDNNVHGTQLLLQTMVEFNVKNIVFSSTAATYGEPNTVPITEDMPTNPANPYGETKRAMEKMMEWADKAYGIKYVSLRYFNVAGARSTGEIGEDHDPETHLIPIILQAALNKRPSVMIYGDDYNTPDGTCIRDYIHVEDLIDAHLLALNYLKTNGSSDIFNLGSSQGFSVKELIAAARKITGREIPAVIGPRRAGDPSTLIASSLKARQVLGWNPTRTSIEQIVSDAWSWHLSHPDGYLKEVNI
- the galT gene encoding UDP-glucose--hexose-1-phosphate uridylyltransferase translates to MIFAYIDTLVLKAQEAKLMESADAIYARNQVLQLLKLDDYTEEIASEDLSQLTIADIIDWIVSYATTQGVIENLVDIKEILAANIMNCFLARPSVIRDTFYKKYKESPVAATEYFYELSKNSNYIQLNRIKNNISYKMDTDYGLMDITINLSKPEKDPEEIKRERAMKQDVKYPKCLLCKENEGYAGRIGHPARSNHRIIPLELAGETWNLQYSPYVYYNEHSIVFSDEHRDMKIDRHAFERLLLFTKQYPHYFIGSNADLPIVGGSILSHDHYQGGSYEFAMTRAEESFAFTLTGFPHIAASVLKWPMSVIRLKGKHIADLVDAGDFILKTWRSYTDNQANIHAYTDGVPHNTITPIARNRDGYFELDLVLRNNRTTEEHPLGIFHPHADVHHIKKENIGLIEVMGLAVLPPRLKEELHEITLLLLGKENSVNEYHQDWANNMVKEYGTISSLEEADQIVRKELSKKFVRVLEDAGVFKERKSFQAFLDTLN